The following coding sequences lie in one Pontibacter sp. G13 genomic window:
- a CDS encoding glycoside hydrolase family 2 TIM barrel-domain containing protein, whose product MRYLFFVCAWLMAMHTSQAQYTPDENFDKGWRFHKGKAEGADAADFDDQTWRTLDLPHDWAIEGPFDSKYDARTGGLPVFGTGWYRKHFTMPASAEGKVVRVEFEGAMYNAHVWVNGQLVGNRPYGYIGFEFDISEYLNYDGSDNVIAVRLTPEDFSSRWYPGAGIYRSVWLKVDEPVYVDLYGTFISTPTATAAKGVVQHETTIRNTSDAAQTLTVKHEYFSPDGEQVGSNQDEITVEAGGSGWSGTYTNILNPQRWDVYQPNLYKAVTTISSGETVLDTYHSTFGIRSISYDAEGFYVNDKQVKFNGVCLHHDNGALGAAVYKRADERKLEIMVNMGVNAIRTSHNPPSREFLELCDEMGLLVLDESFDVWKIAKVENGYNKYFEEWWQQDVKDMVLRDRNHPSVIMWSLGNEIKEQWQQDLGWKMAKELHAFCKSVDPSRPTTIGFNSYPTAYDRNMAQQVDIAGANYKAVKYSELKKNYPELPLYGSETASCYSTRGVYHFPIEDYKEHESLQTTSYDFVAPPWGFAPDIEFHFLKENPTVMGEFVWTGFDYLGETSPYGGLDNMDTLGHWNDDWPARSSYFGIVDLAGFPKDRFYLYQSQWTTEPMIHLLPHWNLDDERVGGIRAKGGVKIGDIVPVYCYTNCEEAELFVNGKSMGRKVKGQDPSTILVDILRYEPKTFETPYRLSWEVPYEPGSIKVVGYKNGQPIQEKEIKTAGKPAQIKLSVDRRTIDADGRDLAYVTVQIVDKQGNFCPLADNLVKFEVSGAGRIAGVDNGNPTSLESFQGSQREAFNGLALVILNSTEEAGTIRLVAKSKKLKGAEVEITTTRESLQ is encoded by the coding sequence ATGAGGTATCTCTTTTTTGTATGTGCATGGCTCATGGCGATGCACACTTCCCAAGCTCAATATACTCCTGACGAAAATTTCGATAAAGGCTGGCGCTTCCACAAAGGCAAGGCCGAAGGCGCGGATGCCGCTGATTTTGACGACCAAACTTGGCGTACCCTCGACCTCCCGCATGACTGGGCGATCGAAGGGCCGTTTGACTCCAAATACGATGCTCGCACCGGAGGTCTTCCCGTATTCGGAACCGGCTGGTATCGCAAGCACTTCACCATGCCTGCTTCGGCGGAGGGCAAGGTGGTCCGCGTAGAATTCGAAGGGGCCATGTACAATGCCCATGTCTGGGTCAATGGCCAGCTGGTGGGAAATCGTCCCTACGGCTACATCGGATTTGAATTCGACATCTCCGAATACCTGAACTATGACGGCTCGGACAATGTGATCGCCGTACGCCTGACGCCCGAGGACTTTTCGTCCCGGTGGTATCCCGGCGCGGGCATCTATCGGTCCGTTTGGCTGAAGGTGGATGAACCTGTGTACGTGGACCTCTACGGGACCTTCATTTCCACCCCCACCGCCACTGCTGCCAAGGGGGTAGTACAGCACGAAACCACCATCCGAAACACCTCGGATGCAGCTCAGACCCTCACTGTCAAGCACGAATACTTCTCGCCAGATGGGGAGCAAGTAGGCAGCAATCAGGACGAAATCACCGTCGAAGCTGGCGGAAGCGGGTGGTCCGGCACCTATACCAACATCCTCAATCCGCAGCGATGGGATGTATACCAACCGAATCTGTACAAGGCAGTTACCACCATTTCCTCCGGAGAGACGGTCTTGGACACCTATCATTCTACCTTCGGAATCCGCTCCATCAGCTATGATGCGGAGGGATTCTATGTCAATGACAAGCAGGTGAAATTCAACGGGGTATGCCTCCACCACGACAATGGCGCATTGGGTGCGGCCGTGTACAAGCGAGCAGATGAGCGCAAGTTGGAGATCATGGTCAATATGGGCGTAAATGCCATCCGGACCAGCCATAATCCGCCATCTCGTGAGTTTTTGGAACTGTGCGACGAAATGGGTTTGCTGGTCTTGGACGAATCCTTTGACGTATGGAAGATCGCCAAGGTAGAAAATGGCTACAACAAATATTTTGAGGAATGGTGGCAGCAAGACGTAAAAGACATGGTGTTGCGCGACCGCAATCATCCATCCGTCATTATGTGGAGCCTCGGCAATGAGATCAAGGAGCAATGGCAGCAGGACCTCGGCTGGAAGATGGCCAAGGAGCTACATGCATTCTGCAAATCCGTCGATCCGAGTCGTCCAACCACCATTGGATTCAACTCATATCCAACCGCGTACGATCGCAATATGGCCCAGCAAGTGGATATCGCCGGAGCCAACTACAAGGCAGTGAAGTATTCGGAGTTGAAGAAAAACTACCCTGAGCTGCCGCTTTACGGTTCGGAGACTGCAAGCTGCTACAGCACCCGTGGCGTGTATCATTTCCCGATCGAAGATTACAAGGAGCACGAATCTCTCCAGACCACCAGCTATGACTTCGTAGCTCCACCCTGGGGCTTCGCGCCGGACATCGAGTTCCATTTCCTCAAGGAAAACCCCACCGTCATGGGAGAATTTGTCTGGACGGGATTTGACTATTTGGGTGAGACGAGTCCGTACGGTGGATTGGACAACATGGACACCCTCGGACACTGGAATGATGACTGGCCTGCGCGCAGCTCCTATTTCGGCATCGTGGATCTGGCGGGATTCCCCAAGGATCGGTTCTACCTGTATCAAAGCCAGTGGACCACCGAACCCATGATCCACTTGTTGCCCCACTGGAATCTAGATGACGAGCGCGTAGGCGGCATCCGTGCCAAAGGCGGCGTAAAAATCGGGGATATCGTTCCGGTTTATTGCTACACCAATTGCGAGGAAGCCGAGCTTTTTGTCAATGGCAAATCCATGGGTAGAAAAGTCAAAGGCCAAGATCCCTCCACCATCTTGGTAGACATCCTGCGATACGAGCCCAAGACGTTTGAAACGCCGTACCGCCTGAGCTGGGAGGTTCCCTATGAGCCCGGTTCCATCAAGGTCGTGGGCTACAAAAACGGCCAACCTATTCAGGAGAAAGAGATCAAAACTGCTGGCAAGCCTGCTCAGATCAAGCTCTCCGTGGACCGAAGGACGATTGATGCCGACGGTCGTGACTTGGCCTATGTAACAGTCCAGATTGTGGACAAGCAAGGCAATTTCTGCCCATTGGCGGACAATCTGGTCAAATTCGAGGTATCCGGAGCGGGCCGAATCGCCGGGGTGGACAATGGCAACCCAACCTCTCTGGAGTCTTTTCAAGGCTCACAGCGGGAGGCATTCAATGGATTGGCCTTGGTCATCTTGAATTCCACGGAGGAAGCTGGAACCATCCGCTTGGTCGCCAAATCGAAAAAACTGAAAGGCGCGGAAGTGGAAATCACCACGACTCGCGAGTCCTTGCAATAA
- a CDS encoding arylsulfatase, with amino-acid sequence MIRYSLRCWMWLFLMGLPVYQLSAQTRPNVVLISADDLGWSDLGCYGSEIQTPHLDKLAQEGMRFTDFHNTSKCFPSRASLLTGVYAQDCGYAERYHQPIRHAVTLGEVLRASGYSTYWSGKHHGKENPITRGFDRYYGLKDGACNHFNPGARRPGEAQPAQKSAKRAWCIDSILYRGYTPEDRDFYTTDYFTHAAIEHVQEASQRDQPFFLYLAYTAPHDPLMAWPEDIAKYQGEYDQGYEAIREARYRKQLDMGLLSENHQLSEATFLPWDQLSPEAQAFEARKMEVYAAMIDRMDQNIGRLLNELERLNLLDNTLILFVSDNGASAQVVNLDNDHEEGEIGGIDRWVSLGPDWANVSNTPFRFFKTYSFEGGINTPMIAWWPGRIQAQSFSDFPGHFIDIMPTLVELSEATYPTRFNDQEITPMRGVSLLPALSGKPLERAQPIFWEWKQGRAVRLGDWKIVAQGTNSPWELYHLGNDPTETQNLAAKHPEKVRELDALFQAWQASSIE; translated from the coding sequence ATGATTCGCTACTCGCTACGCTGCTGGATGTGGTTGTTCCTCATGGGCCTCCCCGTATATCAATTGAGTGCCCAAACACGTCCCAATGTCGTCTTGATTTCCGCCGATGATCTGGGCTGGTCGGATTTGGGGTGCTACGGAAGCGAAATCCAAACGCCTCATCTGGATAAGCTGGCGCAGGAGGGCATGCGATTTACGGACTTTCACAATACCTCCAAATGTTTTCCTTCGCGGGCCAGTCTACTTACAGGCGTCTATGCACAAGACTGTGGATATGCAGAACGATACCATCAGCCCATTCGCCATGCTGTAACGCTTGGAGAGGTGTTGAGAGCGTCGGGATATTCGACCTATTGGAGCGGCAAACATCACGGGAAGGAGAATCCCATTACACGGGGATTTGATCGGTATTACGGCCTCAAGGACGGTGCCTGCAATCATTTCAACCCCGGCGCCCGAAGGCCCGGAGAAGCTCAACCTGCCCAAAAATCCGCCAAGCGAGCTTGGTGCATCGACAGCATCCTGTACCGTGGCTACACCCCCGAGGATCGGGATTTCTACACCACGGATTATTTTACCCATGCGGCCATCGAGCATGTTCAGGAAGCCTCCCAACGAGACCAACCTTTTTTCCTGTATCTGGCCTACACAGCGCCCCACGATCCGCTGATGGCTTGGCCGGAAGACATTGCCAAGTACCAAGGGGAATACGATCAAGGCTACGAAGCTATCCGAGAGGCTCGATATCGCAAGCAGCTTGACATGGGGCTTTTGAGCGAAAACCATCAGCTTTCCGAGGCGACCTTCCTGCCTTGGGATCAATTGTCTCCTGAAGCACAAGCATTCGAAGCCCGGAAAATGGAAGTGTACGCGGCCATGATCGACCGCATGGATCAGAATATCGGACGGCTTTTGAATGAATTGGAACGGCTGAATCTCCTTGACAATACCCTCATCCTGTTCGTCTCGGACAATGGGGCTTCTGCACAGGTGGTGAATCTAGACAACGACCATGAAGAGGGGGAAATCGGCGGGATCGATCGCTGGGTTTCCCTTGGACCGGATTGGGCCAATGTGAGCAATACCCCATTCCGATTTTTCAAAACCTATAGCTTCGAGGGCGGCATCAACACCCCGATGATCGCATGGTGGCCGGGTCGAATTCAGGCCCAATCGTTTTCGGACTTTCCGGGGCATTTCATCGATATCATGCCGACGTTGGTGGAATTATCTGAGGCGACCTATCCTACTCGGTTCAACGATCAGGAGATCACCCCTATGCGAGGTGTCAGCCTCCTGCCCGCACTCTCAGGAAAACCCTTAGAACGCGCTCAGCCGATTTTTTGGGAATGGAAGCAGGGTCGTGCTGTTCGGCTGGGTGATTGGAAAATCGTCGCACAGGGAACCAACAGCCCTTGGGAACTCTACCACCTCGGGAACGATCCTACGGAGACCCAAAATCTAGCAGCGAAACACCCAGAGAAAGTCCGCGAGCTAGATGCGTTATTTCAGGCTTGGCAGGCAAGTTCGATTGAGTAA
- a CDS encoding HNH endonuclease: MKGIIEALIEEGIVPNDFENKKIQVQGELPVWKKSGIHLFYHNVCPEVNLFDQYNAVSYASGTASTDGEWDDYRIKDKFINQDYKHYCECSEFSKYFFDKKTVNPKRTSSRRRPGISSKLRFEIFQRDNFTCSYCNKSKEDGIKLEIDHKIPVDAGGTDDINNLVTSCKECNQGKSNKII; this comes from the coding sequence ATGAAAGGAATAATCGAGGCACTTATTGAAGAGGGAATTGTGCCAAATGACTTTGAAAACAAAAAAATTCAAGTTCAAGGAGAACTGCCCGTTTGGAAGAAAAGTGGCATTCATTTATTCTATCATAATGTTTGTCCTGAAGTTAACTTATTTGATCAATACAATGCGGTATCATATGCATCTGGAACAGCTAGCACTGATGGAGAATGGGATGATTACAGAATAAAGGATAAGTTCATTAATCAGGATTATAAACATTATTGTGAATGCAGTGAGTTTAGTAAATACTTCTTTGATAAGAAGACAGTCAATCCCAAAAGAACAAGTTCTAGACGCCGTCCAGGAATTTCGAGTAAATTGAGGTTCGAAATATTCCAAAGAGACAATTTCACTTGTTCTTACTGTAATAAATCCAAAGAAGATGGAATCAAACTTGAAATTGATCATAAAATCCCAGTTGATGCAGGAGGAACTGACGATATTAATAATCTAGTCACAAGCTGCAAAGAGTGTAATCAAGGAAAGAGCAATAAAATCATTTGA
- a CDS encoding serine hydrolase produces MSVNLPRLLRGILFFFCCGLIGSCGSFSQKTWNGPVLSYPRTQLTVESLLTADSLPLMDMSFFAQPDWAESAKRSFTGTITLPSTSLIFPKARAYYDGENLFPAVRLSFFTHGQSLVPTQRYVHTVLDPNGSIWDLHLGVGKIWNEQTDGAWDRASFPFTMTDRYIGQARNCVGTFVYQTDSISSLCIQCSQETADQNDQQWGDIRAVLDADFEEMPLSAADSMHLHHSYEVQATGQIPVVSLEQIDPDHSLGNHFERSYSTNASTSIGAVYLDGKLYLHPPKTHHGIYPYAAEMRHCVYSVTKSLTGALALMYLAERYGPEVFDALISDHVAPLADHPAWQGVTFAHALNMATGTEGSEAFEHLAATLILPLTQHEAMEKIAGLGDYPGAPGETFNYATTNYFVLSWALQHYVQEREGADVHYWELVHEHVLKPIGAAHFSLLHTEEADGQRGLPILGYGAHPTLDEAAKIARLFASNGAFEGHQLLHRKKVQEALGRTAWQGYPTQVQHRGEYYRHGFWSTNVKVENCEVEAIFMLGYGGNYIIFLPSGAIVFRFMDEFDLDIAELVKQVETLVPSCP; encoded by the coding sequence ATGTCTGTCAACCTTCCACGCCTGCTTCGGGGCATCCTGTTCTTCTTTTGCTGTGGGCTTATTGGCAGCTGCGGATCATTCTCCCAGAAAACCTGGAATGGACCAGTACTCTCCTATCCCAGAACTCAATTGACGGTGGAATCGCTCCTGACGGCGGATTCGCTACCCTTGATGGATATGAGCTTTTTCGCCCAACCAGACTGGGCGGAATCAGCAAAGCGGTCATTTACGGGAACCATTACGTTGCCCAGTACATCCCTGATATTTCCCAAAGCGCGAGCATATTACGATGGAGAAAATCTATTTCCAGCGGTCCGACTCTCCTTTTTCACCCACGGGCAATCGCTGGTCCCCACCCAACGATACGTCCATACCGTGCTAGATCCCAACGGTTCTATTTGGGACCTGCATCTGGGGGTCGGCAAAATTTGGAATGAACAAACAGATGGAGCTTGGGATCGAGCCTCCTTTCCCTTTACAATGACAGATCGGTATATCGGGCAAGCACGAAATTGCGTGGGAACCTTCGTTTATCAGACGGACTCGATCAGCTCCCTGTGTATTCAATGCAGCCAAGAGACGGCAGATCAAAACGATCAGCAATGGGGCGATATTCGAGCTGTATTGGACGCGGATTTTGAGGAAATGCCCCTCTCGGCGGCGGACTCCATGCACCTCCACCACTCCTACGAAGTCCAAGCTACTGGCCAGATTCCAGTCGTCTCCCTAGAACAAATTGATCCGGATCACAGCCTGGGAAATCACTTCGAGCGCTCATACTCGACGAATGCCTCCACCAGCATAGGTGCCGTATATCTGGACGGCAAGCTCTACCTTCACCCGCCCAAAACACACCACGGTATCTATCCTTATGCAGCGGAGATGCGGCATTGTGTGTATTCAGTCACCAAAAGTTTGACAGGAGCTTTGGCACTCATGTATTTGGCGGAGCGGTATGGGCCCGAGGTTTTCGATGCGCTGATTTCGGACCATGTAGCTCCTTTGGCAGATCATCCTGCTTGGCAGGGAGTCACCTTTGCCCATGCGTTGAATATGGCCACCGGGACAGAAGGAAGCGAAGCATTCGAGCACCTTGCCGCCACCTTGATCCTTCCTTTGACCCAACATGAAGCCATGGAAAAAATCGCTGGGTTGGGAGACTATCCGGGCGCTCCGGGAGAAACATTCAACTATGCCACGACCAACTACTTTGTGCTCTCATGGGCGCTCCAGCATTATGTGCAGGAACGCGAGGGTGCAGATGTTCATTATTGGGAATTGGTTCACGAACATGTCCTGAAACCCATTGGTGCAGCACATTTCTCATTGCTCCACACCGAAGAGGCTGACGGGCAACGAGGACTTCCTATTCTCGGATATGGTGCGCATCCTACCTTGGATGAAGCCGCCAAGATTGCGCGGTTGTTTGCTTCGAATGGTGCATTCGAAGGTCATCAACTTCTCCATCGCAAGAAGGTGCAAGAAGCTTTAGGACGTACTGCCTGGCAGGGATATCCTACGCAAGTCCAGCATCGGGGAGAATATTACCGACATGGATTTTGGTCCACCAATGTAAAGGTCGAAAACTGTGAAGTGGAAGCGATCTTCATGCTGGGGTATGGGGGAAATTACATCATCTTCTTGCCAAGTGGAGCGATTGTGTTCCGATTTATGGATGAATTCGATCTCGATATAGCGGAACTCGTCAAACAGGTCGAGACGTTGGTCCCCTCTTGCCCCTGA
- a CDS encoding DUF1330 domain-containing protein, translated as MIYLTMAIFVQEGKEAIFHQFEDLALPLLADYNGKLIYRLRPNAESYIGGEPEMPYELHVLSFESEADFAAFAQDERRKEFLHLKEASIRSSFLVKGALVG; from the coding sequence ATGATTTACTTGACTATGGCCATTTTTGTGCAGGAGGGAAAGGAAGCTATTTTTCATCAATTCGAAGATTTGGCACTTCCCCTATTGGCCGATTATAACGGAAAATTGATCTATCGCCTGAGACCCAATGCGGAATCCTACATAGGCGGCGAACCAGAAATGCCCTACGAACTCCATGTGCTTTCCTTCGAATCAGAAGCTGATTTCGCGGCATTCGCACAAGACGAGCGCCGAAAAGAATTTCTGCATCTGAAAGAAGCGTCCATTCGGTCGAGCTTTCTGGTGAAAGGGGCACTAGTCGGTTAG
- a CDS encoding glycoside hydrolase, which translates to MPKPTTLIRLTICAWLAFGLIACTTNSSSEERPNSHASTETGVFPHKLPLEKPDFPVSAATARMYDYPAPRAQDNDLYSLFKYTRLKGFDYHGDDGTISRRDPSRPIFVEGKYYIWYTRRDTKVRPIGARRAAEATDEIPSTDWDLSDIWYATSLDGITWEEQGIAVPRPPKPNPGWRSVATPDILVWEGKYYLYYQAFNEPSGLRGDWCPISMSHADSPDGPWQVGGDEMIPLGLPGEWDQDQTQDPHPIVYRGKIYLYYKAAYNKWADKRDKYAVGHGVAIAESPFGPFEKHPLNPVMQSGHETTYFPFKEGVATLVLKDGNERETIQFAEDGVNFKMASAVSLPPVAAAPFVPDAFTNTSYGKGFTWGMCHFINAGTPNTRHSILARFDCDLSLDYDEPFFKKTHLWHSPEVYFKQGPGKHRIDQNPIP; encoded by the coding sequence ATGCCCAAACCCACTACGCTGATTCGATTGACCATCTGTGCATGGCTTGCGTTCGGCCTAATTGCATGTACTACGAATTCTTCTTCCGAAGAAAGGCCCAACAGTCATGCATCGACGGAGACGGGAGTTTTTCCCCACAAATTACCCCTTGAAAAACCTGACTTTCCGGTAAGTGCCGCGACTGCGCGAATGTACGATTATCCTGCCCCCAGAGCGCAGGACAACGATCTCTATTCGCTATTCAAATACACAAGGCTCAAGGGGTTTGATTATCACGGAGACGACGGTACCATCAGCCGAAGGGATCCATCTCGACCGATCTTTGTAGAGGGCAAATACTACATCTGGTACACCAGAAGAGATACCAAGGTCAGACCTATTGGGGCCAGAAGAGCCGCAGAAGCAACCGACGAAATTCCTTCCACCGACTGGGATCTCAGTGATATCTGGTATGCCACGAGCCTAGACGGAATCACGTGGGAGGAACAGGGCATTGCCGTTCCTAGGCCCCCAAAACCAAATCCGGGTTGGCGCTCCGTTGCCACACCAGACATCCTCGTTTGGGAGGGAAAGTATTACCTGTACTATCAAGCCTTCAACGAACCGAGCGGATTGCGGGGAGATTGGTGTCCGATTTCCATGTCTCATGCAGACTCCCCAGATGGACCTTGGCAAGTCGGGGGCGACGAGATGATTCCGCTTGGACTTCCCGGCGAGTGGGACCAGGACCAGACGCAGGACCCTCATCCCATCGTCTATCGAGGTAAAATCTACCTGTATTACAAGGCTGCTTACAACAAATGGGCGGACAAGCGGGACAAGTACGCAGTAGGTCATGGGGTGGCGATTGCAGAATCGCCTTTTGGGCCTTTTGAAAAGCACCCCCTCAATCCCGTCATGCAGTCCGGTCATGAGACAACCTATTTCCCCTTCAAGGAAGGCGTAGCGACATTGGTCCTCAAAGATGGAAATGAGCGCGAGACCATCCAATTTGCCGAGGACGGCGTGAACTTTAAGATGGCTTCTGCTGTCTCATTGCCGCCAGTTGCCGCGGCTCCATTTGTTCCAGATGCATTTACCAACACTTCTTACGGCAAGGGATTCACCTGGGGGATGTGCCACTTCATCAATGCTGGAACACCGAACACGCGCCATTCCATCCTGGCACGTTTCGACTGTGATTTGAGTTTGGATTACGATGAGCCATTTTTCAAGAAGACCCATCTATGGCATAGTCCAGAGGTATATTTCAAACAAGGCCCGGGCAAGCATAGAATCGATCAAAACCCAATACCATAA
- a CDS encoding putative quinol monooxygenase, which produces MTKTLNVIGVLKVKPGHMEAVKSILQVLAQETRKEPGNIEYLVIEDIANPNTVFSIEKWASPDHEAKHWEASHLKEAFAQLGPHLAAEAIVNKGYDLATGTAQTS; this is translated from the coding sequence ATGACAAAAACCCTCAATGTCATCGGCGTTTTGAAGGTCAAACCGGGCCACATGGAAGCCGTGAAATCCATCTTGCAAGTATTGGCTCAGGAAACGCGCAAGGAGCCGGGCAATATCGAGTATCTCGTCATCGAAGATATCGCCAATCCCAACACGGTTTTTTCGATCGAAAAATGGGCATCGCCCGATCATGAGGCCAAACATTGGGAGGCTTCACATCTGAAGGAGGCATTTGCCCAGCTCGGGCCCCATCTGGCGGCTGAAGCCATTGTGAACAAAGGATATGATTTGGCCACTGGAACCGCTCAAACTTCTTGA
- a CDS encoding nuclear transport factor 2 family protein has product MDPLNLIEKSTGFIRAFEASDVDKMQSYWADGEAMYLMPYASGMFPDTAAGKEGFYELTKDWPEIFEKIELKIVETILDTQARKVVARTEIKLWVKDDGPYENAQIFILRFNESGKLREVSEYYNPVPTAIGLKKFGAHASLLNRLQVPRTR; this is encoded by the coding sequence ATGGACCCACTCAATCTCATCGAAAAATCAACAGGATTTATTCGCGCATTCGAAGCCAGCGATGTAGACAAGATGCAAAGCTATTGGGCGGATGGTGAAGCGATGTACCTCATGCCCTACGCTTCGGGCATGTTTCCCGACACTGCAGCCGGGAAGGAGGGATTTTATGAACTCACCAAAGATTGGCCGGAGATCTTCGAAAAGATCGAGTTGAAGATCGTCGAAACCATCCTCGACACACAAGCTCGAAAGGTCGTCGCACGCACCGAAATCAAACTCTGGGTCAAGGACGATGGCCCTTACGAAAATGCCCAAATATTCATCTTACGCTTCAACGAGTCTGGCAAACTCCGAGAAGTAAGCGAATACTATAATCCCGTTCCCACGGCTATCGGGCTCAAAAAATTCGGCGCACACGCGAGTCTCCTGAATAGGCTGCAGGTGCCAAGGACTCGATAA
- a CDS encoding tetratricopeptide repeat protein, with translation METTIWDIGLGIILLFIGHSGMTILHELGHAIPILLFTKGQVSLYLGTYGEEEDLASMKFGRIQVIMPPRFQYFSQGLCVPEGIGDLPLTLEMIHVLAGPIFPFLISILLALVSFSYESDPFLKWFSILIVFHAARTMIQNLTPHRAPVLLSEGRFVFNDGEQIRRLISRMHLPEKFEQAFNLHQANQFDESNELLKELIEENVEDPLLLQIVFYNYLHLGDGSKILDAFEALQKSCTPQLNDLAMAGYWYSMQGMHPQAKELYDEVLGWYPNHEQSLINRACTYNEMQEWTLAFEDLSTLADLTPGSSYVYSTRAATWRGTGKLNQAAEDADKSIVLDPKNPYGHLERGILYQLEGRLDDALQAYRRAYDIDPATYSLQSRIKELQLDTPL, from the coding sequence ATGGAAACCACTATTTGGGATATCGGATTAGGAATTATTCTGTTGTTTATTGGGCATTCTGGCATGACCATTTTGCATGAGTTAGGGCATGCGATCCCGATCTTGCTCTTTACCAAGGGCCAGGTATCTCTATACTTGGGAACTTATGGGGAGGAAGAGGATCTGGCCAGCATGAAATTTGGCCGAATCCAAGTGATCATGCCTCCGAGATTCCAATACTTCAGCCAAGGTCTTTGCGTTCCGGAAGGAATAGGGGATTTGCCTCTCACACTCGAGATGATTCACGTTCTTGCTGGACCCATTTTCCCCTTTCTCATCAGTATCCTATTGGCCCTTGTGTCTTTTTCCTATGAGTCGGACCCCTTCTTGAAATGGTTCTCGATCCTTATCGTCTTCCATGCGGCCCGTACAATGATTCAAAATCTCACTCCCCACCGTGCCCCCGTGTTGTTGTCGGAAGGAAGATTCGTGTTCAACGATGGGGAACAAATACGGCGGTTAATCAGTAGAATGCATCTTCCGGAAAAGTTCGAACAAGCTTTCAACCTCCATCAAGCAAACCAATTCGATGAATCCAATGAATTGTTGAAAGAGCTGATCGAGGAAAACGTTGAGGATCCGCTGCTCCTGCAGATCGTATTTTACAACTACCTGCACCTTGGGGATGGATCCAAGATCTTGGATGCTTTTGAAGCACTTCAAAAATCTTGTACACCACAACTCAATGATCTAGCGATGGCTGGCTACTGGTATTCTATGCAGGGCATGCACCCTCAAGCCAAAGAATTGTATGACGAAGTCCTAGGGTGGTACCCAAATCATGAACAAAGCCTGATCAATCGTGCCTGCACCTACAACGAGATGCAAGAATGGACACTTGCCTTTGAGGATTTATCAACATTGGCTGACTTGACGCCTGGATCTTCCTATGTCTATTCCACTAGAGCGGCTACATGGAGAGGAACAGGGAAATTGAACCAAGCTGCCGAAGATGCCGACAAATCAATTGTCCTCGATCCGAAGAATCCATACGGACACTTAGAACGGGGCATTCTGTATCAGTTAGAAGGGCGATTGGATGACGCGCTCCAAGCCTATAGGCGGGCATATGACATTGACCCAGCTACCTATAGCCTTCAATCACGCATCAAGGAATTGCAGCTAGACACTCCACTGTAG